A region from the Pseudomonas sp. Teo4 genome encodes:
- a CDS encoding UDP-glucose/GDP-mannose dehydrogenase family protein: protein MKISVFGSGYVGLVASACLADAGHDVMCMDIDPLRVESLKAGEVPIHEPGLDVLLGSNLRAGRLHFSCDAAQAVAFAELLFIAVGTPPDEDGSADLQYVLAVARDIGRFMSGYKVVVGKSTVPVGTGEKVQATIAAELARRGLQLPFEVCSNPEFLKEGAAIEDFTRGARIVVGTESPAVMRLMRECYAPYNRNHDKLMFMSLRAAELTKYAANAMLATKISFMNEMANLAEHLRVDIEEVRHGIGSDPRIGYDFIYPGCGYGGSCFPKDIQALSRTAQAVGYEPQLLNAVEAINQRQKAALFKKLEHALGGELEGRTIAVWGLAFKPNTNDMRAAPSRALMEALWASGARVQAYDPEAMPECRRLYGERDDLLLAGDRIQAVKGADALVICTEWKAFRSVDFDWLRQQLRSAVVIDGRNLYDPRAAADAGLTYRAIGRG, encoded by the coding sequence ATGAAAATCAGCGTGTTTGGTTCCGGGTACGTAGGGCTGGTGGCAAGCGCCTGCCTGGCCGATGCAGGGCATGATGTGATGTGCATGGACATCGACCCGTTGCGCGTCGAGTCCTTGAAGGCCGGCGAAGTCCCCATCCATGAACCCGGGCTGGACGTGCTGCTCGGCAGCAACCTTCGCGCCGGGCGCCTGCACTTCAGCTGCGATGCGGCACAGGCCGTTGCCTTTGCCGAACTGCTGTTCATCGCTGTAGGTACCCCGCCCGATGAAGATGGTTCGGCCGACCTTCAATATGTGCTGGCGGTGGCCCGGGACATTGGCCGGTTCATGAGCGGCTACAAGGTGGTGGTGGGCAAGTCCACCGTGCCTGTTGGCACTGGCGAAAAAGTACAGGCGACCATCGCCGCCGAGCTGGCAAGACGTGGCCTGCAACTGCCGTTTGAAGTCTGCTCGAACCCTGAGTTTCTCAAGGAAGGGGCGGCCATCGAGGACTTTACCCGTGGCGCCCGCATCGTTGTCGGCACCGAGTCGCCGGCGGTCATGCGCCTGATGCGCGAATGCTATGCCCCCTACAACCGTAACCACGACAAATTGATGTTCATGAGCCTGCGGGCCGCCGAGCTGACCAAGTACGCCGCCAACGCCATGCTGGCCACCAAGATCAGCTTCATGAACGAGATGGCCAACCTGGCCGAGCACCTGCGCGTGGACATCGAAGAAGTCCGACACGGCATCGGCAGCGACCCGCGCATTGGCTACGACTTCATCTACCCAGGCTGCGGCTATGGGGGCTCGTGCTTTCCCAAGGACATTCAGGCTCTGAGCCGCACCGCCCAGGCCGTCGGTTACGAACCCCAGTTGCTCAATGCGGTGGAGGCGATCAACCAGCGCCAGAAAGCCGCGCTGTTCAAGAAGCTGGAGCACGCGCTGGGCGGTGAGCTTGAAGGACGGACCATTGCCGTCTGGGGGCTGGCCTTCAAGCCCAACACCAACGACATGCGCGCAGCGCCCAGCCGGGCGTTGATGGAGGCGTTGTGGGCAAGCGGTGCACGGGTGCAGGCGTACGACCCTGAAGCGATGCCGGAGTGTCGTCGGCTGTATGGCGAGCGTGACGACCTGTTGCTGGCCGGGGACCGGATCCAGGCAGTGAAGGGCGCTGACGCGCTGGTGATCTGCACCGAGTGGAAAGCCTTTCGCAGTGTCGACTTCGACTGGCTGCGCCAGCAACTGCGCAGTGCCGTCGTGATCGATGGGCGCAACCTCTACGACCCCCGCGCCGCCGCTGATGCCGGCCTGACCTACCGCGCCATCGGCCGGGGCTGA
- a CDS encoding tetratricopeptide repeat protein: MPKPQRARPPKPRLSPPPLNLGEAQRICQRRPDDARAWQTLGNLQLGDAPEQALASYEHALKLTPDDPLVLELVAKAAQKLGDFERALSLATRAIHLAPECSAAHHRMATLHFEKGQFPAALEHVDLALRNQPNDCRLLARKGLILNRLDRFGEAIEVFRLLIDQEPKDYSHWNNLANLYKDIGQLELADQHYRRAIELAGRKDVLPYSNRLTSLHYDPNRSREYIFEVCKEWQTRFGPACVPPRPLADNLAPDKPLRVGLVSDGLRQHPVGNMIVGVLERLPRHQFQLLAYSSSQVSDHLTRRIRARVQGWQPIRHMDDQRLAQQIRDDRIDILIDLSGHNAGNRMGTMALQPAPLLVKWVGGLINTTGLEAIDYLLTDALESPPGEDAFYTEKLIRLPDDYICYDPPVYTPDIKSLPALSNGFVTFGCFNNPTKINDQLLSHWADLLHAVADSRLLLKGGAFANPELREHVQRVLQGRGIAPERVQVEGPVGHKSLLESYNRVDIALDPWPYSGGLTTCEALLMGVPVVTLPGPTFAGRHSTTHLVNAGLPELVVDSWDAYVQRAASLARDLPSLATIRNHLRDKLMSSPVCDSQRFASHLGNALRAIWQRHCAAKPAAALTLNKDGSAFFEDEHDAVRLQHPAAPAAQGEFSFSFKGRIVTLDHGAALLGSPRYVSLQRLGVLSTIAFDPSSRISNASQLKQLGELHYYPNTALGNGRPATLRACLDPALSATLEPLPAPSKGPMPQVLARVKLPTLRLDAIEGLDTLDWLLLDNLNDSLATIDHGTGTLANTLLVQARFNFSATHEGQPSIADLCQRLMPLGFSFYRLHNLQYRSYATDDPASATLGASQLVCADALFLPSKERMAGLGENPRRKLAFLLHTVFDAKDATLQLLRELEGDVAERYLKYCQLNLSVLEASRKAPPTFAPPAPQVPLQEPQLTFPAEVAKYVESIYAKASVILEYGSGGSTLLAGRMEGKTVFSVENDLRWAEQMQHLIDTADLPSPPRMHPVDVGATGAWARPRDASGWKRFHRYPLQVWDEAGFQAPDVVLIDGRFRVACFVTACLRITKPTIVLFDDYLDRPHYHVVERLAKPTAHIGRMARFDLQPMAEIPRELLTWMVSSYNEVAYAS, encoded by the coding sequence ATGCCCAAGCCCCAGCGCGCTCGACCCCCTAAACCCCGCCTATCTCCCCCGCCTTTGAACCTGGGCGAAGCGCAACGCATTTGCCAGCGCCGCCCCGATGATGCGCGGGCCTGGCAAACCCTGGGCAATCTGCAGTTGGGCGATGCTCCAGAGCAGGCCCTGGCCAGTTACGAACACGCCCTGAAGCTCACCCCAGACGACCCGCTGGTACTTGAACTGGTGGCCAAGGCCGCGCAGAAACTGGGCGACTTCGAACGCGCCCTGTCCCTCGCTACGAGGGCCATCCATTTGGCGCCCGAGTGCTCCGCCGCGCACCACCGCATGGCGACCCTGCATTTCGAAAAAGGCCAATTCCCCGCAGCGCTGGAACATGTCGACCTGGCGCTGCGAAACCAACCCAACGACTGCCGCCTGCTGGCCAGAAAGGGCTTGATCCTCAATCGCCTCGACCGCTTCGGCGAGGCCATCGAGGTGTTTCGGCTGCTGATCGACCAGGAACCGAAGGACTACAGCCACTGGAACAACCTGGCCAACCTGTACAAGGACATCGGCCAGCTGGAGCTGGCCGATCAGCACTATCGCCGGGCTATTGAACTGGCCGGGCGCAAGGATGTGCTGCCCTACTCCAACCGCCTGACCAGCCTGCACTACGACCCGAACCGCAGCCGCGAGTACATCTTCGAGGTGTGCAAGGAGTGGCAGACGCGTTTCGGCCCGGCCTGCGTCCCCCCTCGCCCACTGGCAGACAACCTTGCGCCGGACAAACCGCTGCGGGTCGGCCTGGTATCCGACGGCCTGCGCCAGCACCCGGTCGGCAACATGATCGTCGGCGTGCTCGAACGCCTGCCGCGCCACCAGTTCCAGCTGCTGGCCTACAGCAGCAGCCAGGTCAGCGACCACCTGACCCGGCGCATACGCGCGCGCGTTCAGGGTTGGCAACCCATCAGGCACATGGACGATCAGCGCCTGGCGCAGCAGATTCGCGACGACCGCATCGACATCCTCATCGACCTCAGCGGCCACAATGCCGGTAACCGCATGGGCACGATGGCCCTGCAGCCGGCACCTCTGTTGGTGAAGTGGGTCGGAGGGCTGATCAACACCACAGGCCTTGAGGCCATCGACTACCTGCTGACCGATGCCCTCGAGTCGCCGCCCGGCGAGGATGCCTTCTACACCGAGAAGCTGATTCGCCTGCCGGACGACTACATCTGCTACGACCCGCCGGTCTACACGCCAGACATAAAATCGCTGCCGGCCTTGAGCAACGGCTTCGTCACCTTCGGCTGTTTCAACAACCCGACCAAGATCAACGACCAATTGCTCAGCCACTGGGCAGACCTGCTGCACGCCGTTGCCGATTCGCGTCTGCTGCTCAAGGGCGGCGCCTTCGCCAACCCCGAACTGCGCGAGCACGTGCAACGCGTTCTGCAAGGGCGCGGCATCGCTCCCGAGCGTGTGCAGGTGGAAGGCCCGGTGGGTCACAAGAGCCTGCTGGAGAGCTACAACCGTGTCGACATCGCGCTCGACCCCTGGCCCTACTCCGGTGGCCTGACCACCTGCGAAGCGCTGTTGATGGGCGTACCGGTGGTGACCTTGCCCGGCCCCACCTTTGCCGGTCGCCACTCCACCACTCACCTGGTCAATGCTGGCCTGCCCGAACTGGTGGTCGACAGCTGGGACGCGTACGTGCAACGCGCTGCATCGCTGGCCCGCGACCTGCCGAGCCTTGCGACCATCCGCAACCACCTGCGCGACAAGTTGATGAGCTCGCCGGTCTGCGACAGCCAGCGGTTCGCTTCGCATCTGGGCAATGCCTTGCGCGCCATCTGGCAGCGCCATTGTGCCGCGAAGCCTGCTGCCGCCCTGACGCTGAACAAGGACGGCAGCGCCTTCTTCGAAGATGAGCACGACGCCGTGCGGCTTCAGCACCCCGCAGCACCTGCCGCGCAAGGCGAGTTCAGTTTCAGCTTCAAGGGCCGAATCGTCACCCTGGACCACGGCGCCGCCCTGCTGGGCTCACCGCGCTACGTTTCCCTGCAGCGGCTGGGCGTGCTGTCGACCATCGCCTTCGACCCCAGCAGCCGCATCAGCAACGCCAGCCAGTTGAAGCAGCTGGGCGAGCTGCACTATTACCCGAATACCGCCCTGGGCAACGGCCGCCCCGCAACACTGCGCGCCTGCCTCGACCCGGCGCTGAGCGCCACACTCGAACCCTTGCCAGCGCCCAGCAAAGGGCCGATGCCACAAGTACTGGCCCGCGTGAAGCTGCCAACGCTTCGACTGGACGCCATCGAAGGGCTCGACACGCTGGACTGGCTGCTGCTGGACAACCTCAACGACAGCCTGGCGACCATCGACCACGGCACAGGCACGCTGGCCAACACCTTGCTGGTGCAGGCGCGCTTCAACTTTTCCGCCACCCATGAAGGCCAGCCGAGCATCGCCGACCTGTGCCAGCGGCTCATGCCACTGGGCTTCAGTTTCTACCGGCTGCACAACCTCCAGTACCGCAGCTACGCAACCGACGACCCGGCCAGTGCGACGCTCGGCGCATCGCAACTGGTGTGTGCCGATGCCCTGTTCCTGCCCAGCAAGGAACGCATGGCCGGCCTTGGCGAGAACCCGCGGCGCAAGCTGGCGTTTCTGCTGCACACCGTCTTCGACGCAAAAGACGCGACGCTGCAATTGCTGCGCGAGCTGGAGGGTGACGTTGCCGAGCGCTACCTGAAATACTGCCAACTCAACCTGAGCGTGCTAGAGGCCTCTCGTAAAGCGCCGCCAACATTCGCGCCACCCGCACCGCAAGTGCCATTACAGGAACCGCAGCTGACGTTCCCAGCGGAAGTGGCTAAGTATGTCGAGTCGATCTACGCCAAAGCTTCGGTGATTCTCGAATACGGCAGCGGCGGCTCTACCCTGCTGGCCGGACGCATGGAGGGCAAGACCGTGTTCTCGGTCGAGAACGACCTGCGCTGGGCCGAGCAGATGCAGCACCTGATCGACACGGCCGACCTGCCATCGCCGCCGCGCATGCACCCGGTGGATGTGGGCGCTACCGGTGCCTGGGCCAGGCCCCGCGATGCTTCGGGATGGAAACGCTTTCATCGTTACCCGCTGCAGGTGTGGGATGAGGCAGGCTTCCAGGCGCCCGATGTGGTGCTGATCGATGGGCGCTTCCGCGTCGCCTGCTTCGTCACCGCTTGCCTGCGCATCACCAAGCCCACCATCGTGCTGTTCGACGACTACCTAGACCGACCGCACTATCACGTGGTCGAGCGCCTGGCGAAGCCCACAGCGCACATCGGCCGCATGGCCCGTTTCGACTTGCAGCCGATGGCTGAAATCCCCAGAGAACTGCTGACCTGGATGGTGTCGAGCTATAACGAGGTGGCCTACGCCAGCTAA
- the flhA gene encoding flagellar biosynthesis protein FlhA has product MKGLTALLRRDAWPAGADLKIMTGPVLIVLILSMMILPLPSFILDLLFTFNIALAIMVLIVSMLTEKPLDFSAFPSVLLFTTLLRLSLNVASTRVILMHGHTGTDAAGKVIEAFGEFLVGGNFAVGLALFLILVTINFMVITKGAGRIAEVGARFTLDSMPGKQMAIDADLNAGLIGEPEARKRRKEVAQEADFFGSMDGASKFVRGDAVAGLVIMAVCVVGGLAIGLLQHDMSFADAAHTYTMLTIGDGLVAQIPGLVISIAAGVMVSRVNTEEDVSRQMIGQLFSRPKMLMMTAGVMGLLGLVPGMPNLVFLLLTALLGGLGWWFSRQEQLAEQAPVSVAQPKAAVQSSEASWDDVKLVDTLSLRVGHRLIPLVDVRQQGELSTRIKSLRKKFAQDMGFLPPVVHVRDNLELSPNTYIISLKGVEVGRGEIYPGKWLAINPGKVTGQLEGKEAVDPAFGLPAIWIDQNLREHGQIYGYTVVDASTVAATHLNHLLHQHAKDMLGRGEVQKLLDKLGSDGKGLADEVVPKLLTLTQLQRILQNLLEENVPIRDMRTILDTLAEHGGAQQPPDIAELTALVRIALGRSIVNQYYANKPELRVIGLDFNLEQVVMQAVGNGGSLEPSLADTLMKETTQALKRQEMNSDPAVLVVPNRLRPVLSRFLRRRLRQLAVIALSEIPEDRTLRITSIIGAPGS; this is encoded by the coding sequence ATGAAAGGCCTGACTGCCCTGTTACGTCGCGACGCCTGGCCAGCCGGCGCCGACCTGAAGATCATGACCGGCCCGGTGCTGATCGTGCTCATCCTGTCGATGATGATCCTGCCGCTGCCAAGCTTCATTCTCGACCTGCTGTTCACCTTCAACATTGCCCTGGCGATCATGGTGTTGATCGTCAGCATGCTCACCGAGAAGCCGTTGGACTTCTCGGCATTTCCGTCGGTGCTGCTGTTCACCACGCTGCTGCGCCTGTCGCTGAACGTGGCATCGACGCGGGTGATCCTGATGCATGGCCATACTGGCACCGACGCCGCTGGCAAGGTGATCGAGGCCTTCGGCGAGTTTCTGGTTGGCGGCAACTTTGCGGTGGGGCTGGCGCTGTTCCTGATTCTGGTGACCATCAACTTCATGGTGATTACCAAGGGCGCGGGCCGTATCGCCGAGGTGGGCGCACGCTTCACCCTCGATTCGATGCCCGGCAAGCAGATGGCCATCGATGCCGACCTCAACGCCGGCCTGATCGGCGAGCCAGAGGCCCGCAAGCGACGCAAGGAAGTTGCCCAGGAAGCCGACTTCTTCGGCTCCATGGACGGTGCCAGCAAGTTCGTGCGGGGTGACGCCGTGGCCGGCCTGGTGATCATGGCGGTGTGCGTCGTCGGTGGCCTGGCCATCGGCCTGCTGCAGCACGACATGAGCTTCGCCGACGCGGCCCACACCTACACCATGCTGACCATTGGCGATGGCCTGGTGGCGCAGATTCCTGGCCTGGTGATCTCCATTGCGGCCGGTGTCATGGTGTCGCGGGTGAATACCGAGGAGGACGTCAGCCGGCAGATGATCGGCCAGCTGTTCAGCCGCCCGAAGATGCTGATGATGACGGCCGGCGTGATGGGCTTGCTGGGCCTGGTGCCCGGCATGCCCAACCTGGTGTTCCTGCTGCTGACCGCGCTGTTGGGCGGGCTGGGCTGGTGGTTCTCGCGCCAGGAGCAACTGGCCGAGCAGGCACCGGTATCGGTCGCCCAACCCAAGGCGGCGGTGCAGAGCAGCGAGGCGAGTTGGGATGACGTGAAGCTGGTGGACACCCTCAGCCTGCGCGTGGGCCATCGGCTCATTCCGCTGGTGGACGTGCGCCAGCAAGGCGAGCTGAGCACGCGTATCAAGAGCCTGCGCAAGAAGTTCGCCCAGGACATGGGCTTTCTGCCGCCGGTGGTGCACGTGCGCGACAACCTGGAATTGTCGCCCAACACCTACATCATCAGCCTCAAGGGCGTGGAAGTGGGGCGCGGCGAGATCTACCCCGGCAAGTGGTTGGCGATCAACCCTGGCAAGGTCACTGGTCAGCTGGAAGGCAAGGAGGCGGTGGACCCGGCCTTCGGCCTGCCCGCCATCTGGATCGACCAGAACCTGCGCGAGCATGGGCAGATCTACGGCTACACCGTGGTCGATGCCAGCACCGTGGCGGCTACCCACCTGAACCATCTGCTGCATCAGCATGCCAAGGACATGCTGGGGCGTGGCGAGGTGCAGAAGCTGCTGGACAAGCTGGGCAGCGACGGCAAGGGCCTGGCAGATGAAGTGGTGCCCAAGCTGCTGACGCTGACGCAACTGCAACGCATTCTGCAGAACCTGCTGGAGGAGAACGTGCCGATCCGCGACATGCGCACCATCCTCGACACCCTGGCCGAGCACGGCGGCGCCCAGCAGCCGCCCGACATTGCCGAGCTGACGGCACTGGTGCGCATCGCCCTGGGCCGTTCCATCGTCAACCAGTACTACGCCAACAAGCCGGAACTGCGTGTCATTGGCCTGGATTTCAACCTGGAGCAGGTGGTGATGCAGGCGGTTGGCAATGGCGGCTCCCTGGAGCCGAGCCTGGCCGACACCTTGATGAAGGAAACCACCCAGGCCCTCAAGCGCCAGGAAATGAACAGCGACCCGGCCGTGCTGGTGGTGCCCAACCGCCTGCGCCCAGTGTTGTCGCGCTTCCTGCGCCGGCGCCTGCGTCAGCTGGCGGTGATCGCGCTGAGTGAAATCCCTGAGGACCGCACCCTGCGTATCACCAGCATCATCGGCGCGCCTGGGTCCTGA
- a CDS encoding flagellin, translating to MSVINTNITSLIAQQNLSASESSLSTSIERLSSGLKINSASDDAAGQAIANRMSSQITGLEQASSNASDGISLAQTTEGALDQVNDNLQRIRELAVQASNGTNSQSDLQSIQDEITQRLDEINRISEQTSFNGVDVLAKDQTISIQVGANDGETIEISLSEINAETLGLGDFNVNGYDTTLTAVTLNDASGTAITSTNTSYVDSSGTTVSGGTLSQDADGNYFLTVGGKTYAAEVDTTTSGSTTTATITIDTDNAVTKKSTNTLTSLDNALYTIDSMRSDLGAIQNRFDSAITNISTTVTNLTSARSGIQDVDYATEVSAMTSAQILQQAGTSVLSQANSMPQQMLSLLQ from the coding sequence ATGTCTGTCATCAATACCAACATCACCTCGTTGATTGCCCAACAGAACCTGAGCGCTTCGGAAAGCAGCCTGAGCACCTCGATCGAGCGTCTGTCCTCGGGCCTGAAGATCAACAGCGCCTCCGACGACGCCGCCGGCCAGGCCATCGCCAACCGCATGAGCTCGCAGATCACCGGCCTTGAGCAGGCAAGCAGCAACGCCAGCGACGGCATCTCCCTGGCACAGACCACCGAAGGCGCGCTGGACCAGGTCAACGACAACCTGCAGCGTATCCGTGAGCTGGCGGTTCAAGCGTCCAACGGCACCAACTCGCAGTCCGACCTGCAGTCGATCCAGGATGAAATCACCCAACGTCTGGACGAGATCAACCGTATCTCCGAGCAGACCTCGTTCAACGGCGTGGATGTCCTGGCCAAGGACCAGACCATCAGCATCCAGGTGGGCGCCAACGACGGTGAAACCATCGAAATCTCGCTCAGCGAAATCAACGCCGAGACCCTGGGTCTGGGCGATTTCAACGTCAACGGCTACGACACCACGCTGACCGCTGTCACCCTGAACGACGCTTCGGGCACCGCGATCACCTCCACCAACACCAGCTACGTCGACAGCTCGGGCACCACCGTCAGCGGCGGCACCCTGTCGCAGGACGCCGACGGCAACTACTTCCTCACCGTGGGTGGCAAGACCTACGCGGCCGAAGTGGACACCACCACCAGCGGCTCCACCACCACCGCGACCATCACCATCGACACCGACAACGCGGTCACCAAGAAGTCCACCAACACCCTGACTTCGCTGGACAACGCGCTGTACACCATCGACTCCATGCGTTCGGACCTGGGTGCGATCCAGAACCGCTTCGACTCGGCGATCACCAACATTTCCACCACGGTGACCAACCTGACGTCCGCCCGCTCCGGTATTCAGGATGTGGACTACGCCACTGAAGTGTCGGCGATGACCAGCGCGCAGATTCTGCAACAGGCCGGTACCTCGGTACTGTCCCAGGCCAACTCCATGCCGCAGCAGATGCTGTCGCTGCTGCAGTAA
- a CDS encoding RNA polymerase sigma factor FliA translates to MYTAQGRMYQQELLQQYLPLVKRHALNFKTKLPPSIDLDDLIQAGSIGLLDAITRYDQTRGTTFGTFVLHRIRGAMLDELRSRDWAPRSVRRQARLLSDTLYRLEQSLGRSPTEREIATAMGMSLAEYHQLLCDTNGSHMLPIDQVSEDHLETLEFHGRNPVNALLDECNRTLLIRAIDSLPERERLLMALYHQEKLNMREIGQVLKISESRVCQLHSQAIARLRAKLAD, encoded by the coding sequence ATGTATACGGCACAAGGCAGGATGTACCAACAGGAACTGCTGCAGCAGTACTTGCCCTTGGTCAAACGGCATGCACTGAACTTCAAGACGAAGCTGCCGCCCAGCATCGACCTGGATGACCTCATCCAGGCCGGCAGCATCGGCCTGCTCGATGCCATCACCCGCTACGACCAGACCCGGGGGACCACCTTCGGCACTTTCGTGCTGCACCGCATTCGCGGGGCCATGCTCGACGAACTGCGCTCGCGCGACTGGGCGCCACGCAGCGTGCGGCGCCAGGCACGGCTGCTGTCGGACACCCTGTATCGGCTAGAGCAGAGCCTCGGCCGCTCGCCTACCGAGCGCGAGATCGCCACCGCCATGGGCATGTCCCTGGCCGAATACCACCAGCTGCTGTGCGATACCAATGGCAGCCACATGCTGCCCATCGACCAGGTCAGTGAAGACCACTTGGAAACCCTCGAATTCCATGGTCGCAACCCCGTCAACGCACTGCTCGACGAGTGCAATCGCACGCTGCTGATACGCGCGATCGACAGCTTGCCCGAGCGCGAGCGGCTGCTGATGGCGCTGTACCACCAGGAAAAACTCAACATGCGTGAGATTGGTCAGGTGCTGAAAATCAGCGAGTCCCGTGTCTGCCAGCTGCACAGCCAGGCCATCGCCCGCCTGCGTGCGAAGCTGGCGGACTGA
- a CDS encoding motility protein A, producing the protein MNPSTLIGLFASLLLLAVLMMFCAQQPALLIDLPSLAIVLGGTFAATCISYPMAEVRRIGRLLVTVLRTERERALHDIDDLVSLARRWVDGDSRAVEKALAQVQNPFLCSGVQLLVDQVAEEDILEIMQWRIARLRAKEQAEAQMFRVMASYAPAFGMLGTLVGLVNMVFVLGDGDLGSVGRQMAMSLTTTLYGVLLANLLFKPVAVKLERRTERRVVLMNMILQGISMMARKRSPGLMRETLKTLVDHQQDELQEESARRIDPTLFAVWRKRP; encoded by the coding sequence ATGAACCCATCGACCCTGATCGGCCTGTTCGCCAGCCTGCTGTTGCTGGCAGTGCTGATGATGTTCTGCGCGCAGCAGCCTGCGCTGCTGATCGACCTGCCGAGCCTGGCCATCGTGCTGGGGGGCACTTTCGCGGCCACCTGCATCAGCTATCCCATGGCCGAAGTCCGCCGCATCGGCCGCCTGCTGGTCACCGTTCTGCGTACCGAGCGCGAGCGTGCGCTGCACGATATCGACGACCTGGTAAGCCTGGCCCGGCGCTGGGTCGATGGCGACAGCCGCGCGGTGGAGAAGGCGCTGGCGCAGGTGCAGAACCCGTTCCTGTGCTCTGGCGTGCAGCTGTTGGTCGACCAGGTGGCGGAGGAGGACATCCTTGAAATCATGCAATGGCGCATCGCCCGGCTGCGGGCCAAGGAGCAGGCCGAAGCGCAGATGTTTCGCGTCATGGCCAGCTACGCCCCGGCGTTCGGCATGCTCGGCACCCTGGTCGGCCTGGTGAACATGGTCTTCGTGCTGGGCGATGGCGACCTGGGCAGTGTTGGCAGGCAGATGGCGATGAGCCTGACCACCACGCTGTATGGCGTGCTGCTGGCCAACCTGTTGTTCAAGCCGGTGGCGGTCAAGCTCGAGCGGCGTACCGAGCGGCGGGTGGTGCTGATGAACATGATTCTGCAAGGCATCTCGATGATGGCCAGAAAGCGCAGCCCCGGCCTGATGCGAGAAACCCTGAAGACGCTGGTCGATCACCAGCAGGACGAGTTGCAGGAGGAAAGTGCCCGGCGTATCGACCCGACGCTGTTCGCGGTCTGGCGCAAACGCCCATGA
- a CDS encoding OmpA/MotB family protein, translating to MSLLNASHNSVADNRHWLAHQRALEVELMKARERQCNLKRSAMAPDWLGGTAAETDAEGWMMTYLDLMTLLLVMVLAMLAQAMISRNQPTQVPSELFQPLDMAQLTRVDPPGALLRVAPIVPEPPPVIEVPPVTEVPVTPAPEEQSNPLAELPLDQLGSDIEVIRNERTVSFRIDSSILFHSGQTDLDPRGLQALQRLAGVLSGIPHRIIVAGHTDNRTIRNERYPSNWELSGARAGSVVRYLQQQGIAGARLTAVGMADTQPLADNADAQGRAKNRRVELTLERAEP from the coding sequence ATGAGCCTGCTCAATGCCTCGCACAACAGTGTGGCTGACAACCGACACTGGCTGGCGCATCAGCGCGCGCTGGAAGTCGAACTGATGAAGGCCCGCGAGCGGCAGTGCAACCTCAAGCGCTCGGCCATGGCGCCAGACTGGCTGGGCGGTACGGCAGCGGAGACCGATGCCGAGGGCTGGATGATGACCTATCTGGACCTGATGACGCTGCTGCTGGTCATGGTCCTGGCCATGCTTGCCCAAGCCATGATCAGCCGCAACCAGCCGACGCAAGTGCCGTCTGAACTGTTCCAGCCACTCGATATGGCCCAGCTGACAAGAGTCGATCCGCCGGGGGCACTGCTGCGCGTTGCGCCGATCGTGCCCGAGCCGCCACCCGTAATCGAGGTGCCGCCTGTCACCGAAGTTCCAGTCACCCCGGCGCCGGAAGAGCAAAGCAACCCGCTTGCCGAGCTACCCCTGGACCAGTTGGGCAGTGATATCGAAGTGATCCGCAATGAGCGCACTGTCAGCTTCCGGATCGACAGCAGCATCCTGTTCCACTCCGGGCAGACCGACCTCGACCCGAGGGGTTTGCAGGCCCTGCAACGCCTGGCTGGCGTGTTGAGCGGCATCCCCCACCGGATCATCGTTGCCGGCCATACCGACAACCGCACCATCCGCAATGAGCGCTACCCCTCCAACTGGGAACTGTCCGGCGCCCGGGCCGGCAGCGTCGTGCGCTACCTGCAGCAACAAGGCATCGCTGGCGCCCGGCTCACCGCCGTTGGTATGGCCGACACCCAGCCGTTGGCGGACAACGCCGATGCGCAGGGGCGGGCGAAAAATCGGCGGGTCGAGTTGACGCTGGAGCGCGCTGAGCCGTGA